One part of the Parabacteroides distasonis ATCC 8503 genome encodes these proteins:
- a CDS encoding SusC/RagA family TonB-linked outer membrane protein, which produces MLKNFKPVSLILCAGALCFSGSMYANIAPVEQGASISQQNGKVTGTVEDDFGPVTGASVVVKGTTNGTITDMDGNFTLEGVKNGDVIQISFIGYSTMEITYTGQPVGVIKLAEDTQKLDEVVVTALGMKRSEKSLGYAMQELKGDALLDSRESNIANALSGKVSGLQVVRSSGSVGGSSKIVLRGANSLTGSNQPLVVVDGTPMDNFTGGVDDAWGNSGTDMGNGLSDINPEDIESMSVLKGASAAALYGSRAGNGVILITTKSGKKNDGLGINVNFGVTADTPFMLPELQSSFGQGSVGAYNDQTNLSWGPRIEGQTITTYDGRQVPMAAYDNIGAFFGTGTSFNEGVSFQQDVNGTSMFFSFNRQDDSGVTPEQSLNKTNLTLRATSFLDEAKKWKVDAKVNYVNQNAHNRPIIGINPSNAFSTVYNLPRSLNVLDFENCVDDQGKMVWYDKSNSPQENPYWVTQYRQNDDTRNRILGNASLKYAPTDWFDIELRGGTDYYTTTTTQKLYSGGNTKPEGSYSEGSETFYENNFSFLATARKDDLISKLGGFVTFGGNIMQQKRTKMNASAGTLLVPDLFDVNNGVDKPSITSSLTQRKMNSLYGSLQLNWDGWLFLDVTARNDWSSTMSKENRSYFYPSVSLSAVISDMVQKNGGSMPDWFSFAKVRASFAEVGNDLDPYQLYNVYTISKDANGNSMASAGSTLFDSSVKSELIKSWEVGADLRFFNNRFGIDAAWYKTNATNQLLNIPMDAFSGYESRKVNAGNIQNQGFELSLNGAIMQTASGFNWDAQAHFSLNRSKILELTEGVTVYDIKTVDVLQIAATEGGKYGDIYGQKFVRHNGQVVVGEDGLPLITTDKELIGNQNPDWMLGLTNNFSYKGFDLSFLIDFRIGGEIYSATTSSLHKNGNAAGTVVNGDRADFVVPNSIMKKGDEYVKNDVAVTPQRYWERIASSGNYGLPEVFTYDATNIRLRNITLGYTFNKNLLKKTPFQKLRLSATCNNVWMIVSHLPGIDPESVAATNTNAVGFENGGAPTNRSYTFNLTVGF; this is translated from the coding sequence ATGTTGAAAAACTTTAAACCTGTCAGCTTAATTCTATGTGCGGGTGCGTTATGCTTCTCGGGAAGCATGTATGCCAACATCGCACCTGTTGAGCAAGGTGCCTCTATCTCCCAGCAAAACGGGAAAGTAACAGGTACAGTGGAAGATGATTTCGGCCCAGTGACCGGAGCGTCAGTTGTCGTGAAAGGCACGACCAATGGTACGATTACCGATATGGACGGTAATTTCACCTTGGAAGGTGTCAAGAATGGTGATGTAATCCAAATCTCATTCATTGGTTACTCCACCATGGAAATTACGTATACCGGCCAACCGGTAGGCGTTATCAAATTAGCGGAAGACACCCAGAAATTGGATGAGGTCGTGGTTACGGCCTTAGGCATGAAGCGATCTGAGAAGTCCTTGGGTTATGCGATGCAAGAGTTGAAGGGAGACGCTTTGCTGGATTCTCGCGAGAGCAATATCGCCAATGCGTTGTCCGGTAAGGTTTCCGGTTTGCAGGTCGTTCGTTCTAGTGGTAGTGTAGGCGGTTCTTCGAAGATTGTACTTCGTGGTGCGAACTCTTTGACGGGTTCTAATCAGCCGTTGGTAGTTGTAGATGGTACTCCGATGGATAACTTCACCGGTGGTGTAGATGATGCTTGGGGTAACTCCGGTACGGATATGGGTAACGGTCTTTCGGATATCAATCCAGAAGACATCGAGTCTATGTCTGTATTGAAAGGTGCTTCCGCTGCCGCTCTTTACGGTTCTCGTGCCGGTAATGGTGTTATCTTGATTACGACGAAATCAGGAAAGAAGAATGATGGTCTGGGTATCAATGTGAACTTTGGAGTTACGGCGGATACTCCTTTTATGTTGCCGGAACTGCAAAGTTCTTTCGGACAGGGTTCTGTTGGTGCTTACAATGACCAAACCAATCTGAGCTGGGGTCCGAGGATTGAAGGACAGACTATTACTACGTATGACGGACGTCAAGTGCCAATGGCCGCTTATGACAATATTGGCGCTTTCTTTGGTACAGGTACCTCTTTCAATGAAGGCGTAAGTTTCCAGCAAGATGTGAATGGAACCTCTATGTTCTTTTCTTTCAATCGCCAAGATGACTCGGGTGTAACCCCAGAGCAAAGTCTGAATAAGACGAATTTAACGTTACGTGCTACCTCATTTTTGGATGAGGCTAAGAAATGGAAGGTGGATGCGAAGGTGAACTATGTAAACCAAAACGCCCATAATCGTCCGATCATTGGTATAAACCCATCCAACGCATTTTCAACCGTTTATAATTTGCCTCGCTCTTTGAATGTTCTTGATTTTGAGAACTGTGTGGATGATCAAGGGAAAATGGTTTGGTATGATAAAAGTAATAGTCCACAGGAGAACCCTTATTGGGTAACTCAATACCGTCAGAACGACGATACGCGTAATCGTATTTTAGGAAATGCTTCTTTAAAATATGCTCCTACGGATTGGTTTGATATCGAGCTGAGAGGAGGTACTGACTATTATACTACCACGACTACTCAAAAGTTATATTCAGGAGGTAATACGAAGCCGGAAGGTAGCTATTCTGAAGGTTCTGAGACATTCTATGAGAATAACTTTAGCTTCTTGGCTACGGCGCGTAAGGATGATTTGATCAGCAAATTGGGTGGTTTTGTTACATTTGGTGGTAACATCATGCAGCAGAAACGTACCAAAATGAATGCAAGTGCGGGAACGTTGTTGGTTCCTGATTTGTTTGATGTCAATAATGGTGTTGATAAACCTTCTATTACATCTTCTTTGACCCAGCGTAAAATGAACTCTTTGTACGGATCTCTCCAGTTGAACTGGGATGGTTGGTTGTTCTTGGATGTTACGGCACGTAATGACTGGTCATCCACTATGTCAAAAGAGAATCGTTCTTATTTCTATCCTTCTGTTAGCTTATCTGCTGTAATCTCTGATATGGTACAGAAAAACGGAGGAAGTATGCCTGATTGGTTTAGTTTCGCGAAGGTGCGTGCTTCTTTCGCTGAGGTAGGTAATGATTTGGATCCTTATCAGTTATATAATGTATATACAATTTCTAAGGATGCTAATGGTAATAGTATGGCTTCTGCCGGAAGTACCTTGTTTGACTCTTCGGTTAAGAGTGAGTTGATCAAGTCTTGGGAGGTTGGTGCCGACTTACGTTTCTTCAATAACCGTTTTGGTATTGATGCCGCTTGGTATAAGACAAATGCGACCAATCAGTTGCTGAATATTCCGATGGATGCTTTTTCCGGATATGAATCTCGAAAAGTGAATGCGGGTAATATCCAGAACCAAGGTTTCGAACTTTCGTTGAATGGTGCTATTATGCAGACTGCTAGTGGGTTTAACTGGGATGCGCAAGCTCATTTCTCTTTGAATAGAAGTAAGATATTGGAATTAACCGAAGGGGTGACTGTCTATGATATCAAGACTGTGGATGTCTTACAGATTGCCGCTACCGAAGGTGGTAAATATGGTGATATTTATGGACAGAAATTTGTTCGCCACAATGGGCAGGTCGTGGTAGGTGAAGATGGTCTTCCTTTGATTACGACAGATAAAGAGTTGATCGGTAATCAGAACCCGGATTGGATGCTTGGTCTCACGAATAATTTCTCTTATAAGGGTTTTGATTTGAGTTTCTTGATCGACTTCCGTATAGGTGGTGAGATTTACTCGGCGACGACTTCTTCTTTGCATAAGAATGGTAACGCTGCCGGAACGGTTGTGAATGGTGATCGTGCTGATTTCGTGGTTCCAAACTCAATCATGAAAAAAGGTGATGAGTATGTGAAGAATGATGTCGCTGTTACGCCTCAAAGATATTGGGAGCGTATCGCTTCTTCAGGAAACTATGGTTTGCCGGAGGTGTTTACGTATGACGCTACGAATATCCGTTTGAGAAATATTACTTTAGGATATACGTTCAATAAGAATTTGTTGAAGAAAACCCCGTTCCAAAAGTTGCGTCTGTCCGCGACTTGTAATAACGTATGGATGATTGTTTCTCATTTGCCGGGTATCGATCCTGAATCTGTGGCAGCTACAAATACGAATGCGGTAGGATTCGAGAATGGTGGCGCGCCTACAAATCGTTCTTATACATTTAATTTAACTGTAGGATTCTAA
- a CDS encoding M28 family metallopeptidase, which yields MKKAGLLLMSLALSTALWAESPEKKGLDVINRSTAEAHIGFLADDDLEGREAGFRGGRIAGDYIVANLKSLGIDPVGDSYYHPFEAYHLERQKRGARWQVHPDSVAAIKQTGVFQKLSLNNILGKIEGKNPNEIVIVGAHYDHLGIDPMLDGDQIYNGADDNASGVSAVLQIARAFLATGQQPERTVVFAFWDGEEKGLLGSKAFVQSFPEIKNVKGYLNFDMIGRNNNEAKPTHVVYFYTEAHPAFGDWLKNDIKKYNLNLAPDYRPWDNPVGGSDNGSFAKIGIPIIWYHTDGHPDYHQPSDHADRINWDKVVNITKASFLNMWYMANEKDF from the coding sequence ATGAAAAAAGCAGGATTACTCTTAATGTCGCTGGCATTAAGTACGGCTCTTTGGGCGGAAAGTCCGGAGAAGAAAGGTTTGGACGTGATAAATAGATCGACCGCCGAGGCGCATATCGGTTTCTTGGCCGATGATGATCTGGAGGGCCGTGAGGCCGGTTTCCGTGGAGGCCGTATAGCGGGAGATTATATCGTGGCGAACTTGAAGTCTTTAGGTATCGATCCCGTGGGCGATTCCTATTACCATCCGTTCGAGGCTTACCATCTGGAACGCCAGAAAAGAGGAGCCCGTTGGCAAGTCCACCCGGACTCGGTGGCCGCTATCAAGCAGACCGGTGTTTTCCAGAAGCTATCCTTGAATAATATATTGGGTAAGATAGAGGGGAAGAACCCGAACGAGATCGTGATTGTCGGCGCTCACTATGACCATCTGGGTATCGACCCGATGCTGGATGGCGACCAGATCTATAACGGGGCGGACGATAACGCCTCCGGAGTCTCTGCCGTTTTGCAGATAGCGAGGGCTTTCCTTGCCACGGGCCAGCAACCGGAGCGAACCGTTGTATTCGCTTTCTGGGACGGTGAGGAGAAAGGGCTTCTCGGATCGAAAGCCTTCGTTCAGTCTTTTCCAGAGATAAAGAACGTGAAAGGATATTTGAATTTCGATATGATCGGCCGTAACAATAACGAGGCGAAGCCTACCCATGTGGTTTATTTCTATACGGAGGCGCACCCTGCTTTCGGCGATTGGCTGAAGAACGATATCAAGAAATACAACTTGAATCTGGCACCGGATTATCGTCCGTGGGATAACCCGGTAGGAGGGAGTGATAACGGTTCCTTCGCAAAGATAGGTATCCCTATTATCTGGTATCATACCGACGGGCATCCGGATTACCATCAACCGAGCGACCATGCCGACCGGATTAATTGGGACAAGGTGGTGAATATCACGAAGGCCTCGTTCCTTAATATGTGGTATATGGCGAATGAGAAAGATTTTTAG
- a CDS encoding beta-class carbonic anhydrase, producing MIDELVSYNREFVKNKGYEKYITNKYPDKKIAIVSCMDTRLTELLPASLGIKNGDVKIIKNAGAIISHPFGSVIRSLMVAIYELGVVEVMIIGHTDCGAKHMNSSEMIEKMKERGIPQERIDMIRYCGINFESWLRGFETSEASVHETVEQIRNHPLIPSDITVRGFVIDSVTSELTPVE from the coding sequence ATGATTGATGAATTGGTAAGCTATAATCGTGAGTTCGTAAAGAACAAGGGGTATGAGAAGTATATCACGAATAAATATCCCGATAAGAAGATCGCCATCGTGTCTTGCATGGATACCCGGCTGACCGAGTTGCTACCCGCCTCCTTGGGCATCAAGAATGGAGACGTGAAAATTATAAAGAACGCAGGGGCGATCATATCCCACCCCTTCGGAAGCGTTATCCGGAGCTTGATGGTGGCGATTTACGAGCTTGGGGTTGTAGAGGTAATGATAATCGGGCATACCGATTGCGGAGCCAAGCACATGAATAGCTCCGAGATGATCGAAAAGATGAAAGAGCGGGGAATTCCGCAGGAACGAATAGATATGATCCGATATTGCGGTATAAACTTCGAGTCGTGGTTGCGGGGATTCGAGACCTCCGAGGCTTCCGTGCATGAGACCGTGGAGCAAATTCGGAATCATCCGCTGATTCCGTCGGATATAACGGTAAGAGGGTTTGTAATAGACTCTGTTACAAGTGAATTAACGCCGGTGGAGTAA
- a CDS encoding Cof-type HAD-IIB family hydrolase produces the protein MIKAVFFDIDGTLVSFKTHKLPDSTVRALDLLREKGIKVFIATGRQLQSINNLGTQEFDGYVTLNGGYCLAGKDKVIYKHNIPAGDIEALIRYQENEEAFPCALVEEDGIYQNYVDDSVRQLYDMLDFPHPPLRPLRGNGGKEVYQLIAFFSPGHEERIMSVLPHCEATRWNPLFADVVPRGSSKAVGIDKIIEYYGISLHETMAFGDGGNDMAMLRHAGIGVAMGNAGDEVKEAADYVTDSVDDDGVMNALRHFDVI, from the coding sequence ATGATTAAGGCAGTATTTTTTGACATTGACGGTACGTTGGTAAGTTTCAAGACGCATAAACTACCGGACTCCACGGTCCGGGCCTTGGACCTGTTGCGAGAAAAGGGAATCAAGGTTTTCATCGCTACCGGCCGCCAGTTGCAATCTATCAATAACCTCGGGACGCAAGAGTTCGATGGCTATGTTACCTTGAACGGAGGATATTGCTTGGCCGGAAAAGATAAGGTTATCTATAAACATAATATCCCGGCGGGGGATATAGAGGCGTTGATCCGCTATCAAGAGAATGAGGAGGCGTTCCCGTGCGCCTTGGTGGAGGAAGATGGGATTTACCAGAACTACGTGGATGATTCTGTGCGACAGCTTTACGACATGCTAGACTTCCCTCATCCTCCCTTGCGTCCTTTGCGTGGCAACGGGGGTAAGGAAGTATACCAGCTGATAGCCTTTTTCTCTCCCGGCCATGAAGAACGTATCATGTCCGTCTTGCCGCATTGCGAGGCTACTCGCTGGAACCCGCTATTTGCGGATGTCGTGCCGCGGGGGAGCAGTAAGGCGGTAGGGATCGATAAGATCATCGAGTATTACGGGATCTCGCTCCACGAGACGATGGCTTTTGGCGATGGAGGCAACGATATGGCCATGCTTCGCCACGCCGGGATCGGGGTAGCCATGGGTAACGCCGGCGACGAGGTGAAAGAGGCGGCGGATTACGTGACCGACTCCGTAGATGACGATGGTGTCATGAACGCTTTAAGACATTTCGATGTTATATGA
- a CDS encoding aldo/keto reductase: MEYRQLGGSGLYVPALCLGTATFGGTNGFEGWGHTKVEEATRMVNLCLDAGVNLFDTADVYSNGLSEEILGKAIHGLRNRLLISTKATFNLSPESRNAIGSSRFHLIQACEASLRRLNTDHIDIYHMHGFDANTPVEETLRALDDLVTSGKVRYIACSNFSGWHLMKSLSVSERYGWSRYVAQQVYYSLLNREFEWELMPLGIDQKVGAIIWSPLSAGRLGGKYRRNNPIPTDGRVARGGSPIPDEATSYERLYDIVEVLEQVAEETGHSVAQCALNWLLQRPTVSSLIIGARTEEQLRQNLEAVGWSLSPEQVKRLDMASQTTPIYPYWHQAQFPELNSQLRF, from the coding sequence ATGGAATACAGACAACTAGGAGGTTCCGGATTATACGTTCCGGCACTTTGTTTAGGTACGGCTACTTTTGGTGGCACGAATGGTTTTGAAGGTTGGGGACATACCAAGGTGGAAGAGGCTACCCGTATGGTCAATCTTTGCTTGGACGCCGGGGTGAATCTATTCGATACGGCGGATGTCTACTCCAACGGTCTTTCCGAGGAAATCTTGGGAAAGGCGATCCACGGATTGAGGAATCGCCTCTTGATCTCCACGAAGGCGACTTTCAACCTAAGCCCGGAGAGCCGTAACGCCATCGGTTCTTCCCGTTTCCATCTGATACAGGCGTGCGAGGCGAGCCTGAGACGATTGAACACGGATCATATCGACATTTATCATATGCACGGTTTCGACGCAAATACCCCGGTAGAGGAGACACTCCGAGCCTTGGACGACTTGGTGACGAGCGGGAAGGTCCGTTATATCGCTTGCTCGAACTTCTCCGGCTGGCACTTAATGAAGTCGCTTTCCGTATCGGAGCGGTATGGATGGAGCCGGTACGTGGCCCAACAGGTTTATTACTCCTTGCTGAACCGGGAGTTCGAGTGGGAACTGATGCCGCTAGGCATCGACCAGAAGGTGGGCGCCATTATCTGGAGCCCCTTATCCGCCGGACGTCTGGGCGGGAAGTACCGCCGGAATAACCCGATCCCGACGGACGGGCGTGTCGCTCGCGGAGGAAGCCCGATACCTGACGAGGCTACTTCTTACGAACGCCTGTACGACATCGTGGAGGTATTGGAACAGGTAGCCGAGGAGACCGGGCATAGCGTAGCCCAATGCGCCTTGAACTGGTTATTGCAACGGCCTACAGTAAGCAGCCTTATCATAGGTGCCCGCACGGAAGAGCAGCTAAGGCAGAACCTAGAGGCCGTAGGCTGGAGCCTCAGCCCGGAGCAGGTGAAGCGCCTCGATATGGCAAGCCAGACGACCCCGATCTACCCGTATTGGCATCAAGCGCAGTTCCCGGAATTGAATTCTCAATTGAGGTTCTAG
- a CDS encoding porin, with the protein MRKHFLLFLLCLATNASLTAQETLRENNGEPTLVERLSNGEIKINSAEMNFQLFTSANAEFVGNELDGMNFKLNRVRLEIKGDVGKWLGYHYRQSFNKYSDPYSLDNLSSSLELAYVNLKARPNLNFTIGKQFVNFGGYEYYVNSIRVREFSEFNNLLTAYQAGISGNWQVSPDHELCFQIVNNRNGNDEDIYPTGLPEGTAKAKIPFMYTVNWNSYYLDKSLQLRYATAVGQQTRKRYSYYFTCGNTYEKGPLLTYLDVMYTRQGIDQHGVVSRLPGTPHTAMNTEYLSIIGDVDYRVHPQWNVYVKGAYETARVYKGNGDFRKGMYRRSWNAQSSVEFFPFKQLDLFVFVLYTYRGVILEKAATRMGAIEPDTHRISLGLVYSIPVF; encoded by the coding sequence ATGAGGAAACATTTTCTACTTTTCTTGCTTTGTCTAGCCACGAACGCCAGCCTGACGGCCCAAGAGACCCTTCGGGAGAATAACGGGGAACCTACACTCGTGGAACGATTATCGAACGGAGAGATCAAGATCAATAGCGCCGAGATGAACTTCCAGCTTTTCACCTCGGCCAACGCTGAGTTTGTCGGGAACGAGCTAGACGGTATGAACTTCAAGCTGAACCGTGTCCGGCTGGAGATCAAGGGGGACGTGGGCAAGTGGCTGGGGTATCATTACCGGCAGTCGTTCAACAAATACTCCGATCCCTATTCGCTCGACAACCTCTCCTCCTCGCTCGAGCTGGCGTACGTGAACCTGAAGGCACGGCCTAATCTCAATTTCACGATCGGCAAGCAATTCGTCAATTTCGGGGGATACGAGTATTACGTCAATTCCATCCGGGTACGAGAGTTTAGCGAGTTCAATAATTTACTGACCGCCTACCAAGCCGGTATCTCGGGCAACTGGCAAGTCAGCCCGGATCACGAGCTTTGTTTCCAGATCGTGAATAACCGCAACGGTAACGACGAGGACATCTACCCTACCGGACTTCCCGAGGGTACCGCCAAGGCCAAGATACCCTTTATGTACACGGTCAACTGGAATAGCTATTATCTGGACAAAAGCTTGCAACTGCGTTACGCCACCGCCGTCGGGCAGCAGACCCGCAAGCGCTACTCCTACTATTTCACCTGTGGCAATACCTATGAGAAAGGCCCGTTGCTAACGTACCTCGACGTTATGTACACCCGCCAAGGGATCGACCAGCATGGGGTCGTCAGCCGTCTGCCCGGAACGCCTCATACCGCCATGAACACCGAATACCTATCGATTATCGGCGACGTGGATTACCGTGTCCACCCCCAATGGAACGTTTACGTGAAAGGGGCGTACGAGACCGCCCGGGTGTACAAGGGCAACGGCGATTTCCGGAAAGGGATGTACCGCCGTTCGTGGAACGCGCAGAGTAGCGTGGAATTCTTCCCCTTCAAGCAACTCGACCTTTTCGTATTCGTCCTATACACCTACCGGGGCGTTATCCTAGAGAAAGCCGCCACGCGAATGGGAGCCATAGAGCCGGATACACACCGCATATCGCTGGGGCTGGTCTATTCGATCCCGGTCTTCTGA